gtttatatatatttaaaaaatgaaggatcGCTTTGCCaaaattcaatgaattttaataaCTATCAGCTTAACTGGATTTCCTTCTGAAAACTAGGCATGACACTGTCATAAGAAAAGCTCTCTGGGCACACTTTATTGATGGAATCTAGTGTTATATTTAAcatatgcttttttccccctcttttgtttctatgaaaatgtaaaaatgtttgcTCACTTCCCTCTCTTGTTCTCTTTGATGTTGCAGTTGGAAAGACTTCAAATCATGCAATAGTACTCGCCCAACTCATCACTCAGGGGAAATGCTATGGATTACATGCCTTCATTGTACCTATTCGTGAACTTGGGACGCATAAGCCTTTACCAGGTTAGAACTGTTCATCTGATGTTGAGGTGAAAATTAAACCAATCACTTTCTTCTGCAAAAAGTATAATACATAACTAAAGAAGAGGAGGGAAGCCAGGAATTCCAGAGCATAAACACCTTGTGACTTTCATCTGCGGTAGGTATTACTGTTGGAGACATTGGCCCCAAATTTGGCTATGATGAGATGGATAACGGCTACCTGAAGATGGACAATTATCGCATTCCCAGGGAAAACATGCTGATGAAGCACGCTCAGGTATATTTAGACAGAAAATAGGAGGAGAGGTATCAGACGGGGATTTCAGTGGCTGTTGATAATCACGGGGTTAGAAGGATCTGTTCTTTTAGAAGGTACTAACAGATTTTTACTTCTGAAGCTGCTTTTATTATGACCATGAAATCAAAAGCAGTTGGCAGGTATGAAGagcatgttttgttttgcaaaacCAGTGGGgctcaaactttagcatgcattagaatcacctggaggactgGCTAAAACCTAGAGTGCTTggcccccagagtttctgatttaggaGGTCAGGGTGGGGACTGAGcatcaggtgatgctgatgctgcctttctggggaccacactttgagaacaacTTGCCTAAACTGCCACTTGGTTTTAACAGAGGGAAGCATCCATCTCATGTTCTTTTTCCAGGTGAAGCCTGATGGCACATACGTGAAACCCCTGAGTAACAAGCTGACCTACGGGACCATGGTGTTTATCAGGTCCTTCCTTGTGGGAGAATCCGCTCGGTGTCTGTCTAAGGCATGCACCATTGCCATCCGCTACAGTGCCGTGAGGCATCAGTCTGAAATCAAGCCAGGGTAAGGGTGGAGTCGGAGATGAGCTTGGTACTGAAGACCTGGCTTGGACCCCATCCAAATATCAAAATTCCCAAATGTGTTGTGGAGAAAGTGCATTTGCTGTAAAATTAGCTAGGATGGCAGTGTACTGAGTCTGAGAACCTAGACTTCCCTTAAGTGGAAAGTTGAGAATAACCACCTAATTATTACTTTTAACCTTCTAAGAAAAACAGTAATATTATTTGAGCTTTATAAATGAAATGTTGAAAACACTGAAGGTGGTGTGAAGATTCTAGTTGCTACTAACAGTTACAAATCGGGTATAGTGAAAGTGACATTAAACTTGATTCTCTGTTGTGTTCGTGGACATGGTTTATTCTTACAACTGCCTATTACTTGGGCATGACTCTTTGATAAATTTTTTACTCttaaagaaggaataaagaaattgATAAGAGCAGACCTGCTTAGACTTCAAATATTTAACTCAGTGCATTGGGTCTCCTCAAATTGTGGTCAGAATATAGTTTATTCAGCCATCTAGACCCCTTTAATGTCTTCCTCCTGTGAAGTTAATGAACTTTGGTTCCGGAAGTTGCCATGAGATACAATTTTCTTAGATTGGAAAGactaagaaaaatatgaaagtcaGCTAGAAAATCCTGTCCAACTAAGGCAGCTCATCAAGGTGGTTAAGCACGTGGTCTTCTATAGCCAGATACCCTAGATTTAAATCAAGgatctgccacttattagctctCTAGGTTCTTAACCtctcattttctccatctgtaaaatgggggtaataaaaGTTACCCTCACAGGATCTTTATAAGGATTTGATAAATTCGTCTTTCAAAGTGCTTAGACCagaacctggcacataggaagctcTGTGTaggcatttaattttttctcccctttttttatATGCTTTAGTGAACCAGAACCACAGATTTTGGATTATCAAACCCAGCAGTATAAACTCTTTCCCCTCCTGGCCACTGCCTATGCCTTCCAGTTTGTAGGCGCATACATGAAAGAGACCTATCATCGGATTAATGAAGACATCAGCCAAGGGGACCTGAGTGAGCTGCCTGAGGTCTGCGTCGTGTCTTGCTCCCTTGTGGGCACCCTTCTAGTTCACATTTGCCTATTGGATCATGTCCAGAGAAAATTAAACATTGGGATATCTTGAAAAGAATCCATATATTCTCAAAATACAGAGAGAGTTTGCTAATTGAGAGTGGATCAAAGGTGAAGATGCGTgggtttgtttttaagtttcagaATTACTGTACCATGTTGGTCATTTATTAATCAAAGGAACTTAAGTGGCGCCACTTTTGCCATGTAGAACAGTTCAGAAGGGAGTGGGGGAATGTTGCTGGCCCAGGCCAATCAGATGAGCTTGCTTTTCAGTTTACATGGCATAGCAAGTGATTTTGTTTgctgtttgtttggttggtttttttttggctacgccacgtggcttgtgggatcttagttccctgaccaggaacccaggcccctggcagtgaaagcgtggagtcctaaccactggaccgccagggacgtccCTGCCAAGTGATTTTGAAAGTGACAAGTGCTGTTAAGTGAGGCTAAGTGTGTCTCATTGGAATGCGGGCTGTCAGCACCACAGATGTTCTGATGGCCTGTGCTTCCCCCTTCAGCTTCACGCCCTCACTGCCGGGCTGAAGGCTTTCACGTCCTGGACGACTAACACTGGTATTGAAGCATGTCGGATGGCTTGTGGCGGGCATGGCTATTCTCACTGCAGTGGACTTCCAAATATTTATGTCAATTTTACCCCAACCTGCACCTTCGAGGGAGAAAACACTGTCATGATGCTACAGACGGCCCGGTGAGAATCTAATTCATGATTTCTCATATGTGTTCTCAAGAGTGTTTGAGTCCTTTCCGTTGGTTCTTATTCCCATGTTTTCTCTTCTCATTATATTTGTTCCAGAAAGATGTCATTTTTGCCTTCCATCCTGACCCACGGTTTTTTCTTGGGGTCAGGCTAGTATGAAACAGTTGTCCCACAGCTTAAAGTCATTTCAGGAGTtcgttttatttctgtttcacgAGAAGCATAGTTGCTGAAAGCATGTGTCCTGGTGACTTTCAGGTTCCTGATGAAAAGTTATGACCAGGTGCACTCAGGCAAGTTGGTGTGTGGCATGGTGTCCTACTTGAATGACCTGCCCAGCCAGCACATCCAGCCACAGCAGGTGGCCGTCTGGCCAACCGTGGTGGATATCAACAGCCCTGACAGCCTGACAGAAGCGTACAAGCTTCGTGCGGCCAGGTGAGTACACCCTCAAGAGCTGGGACAGGGCCACGGGGGCCTCTGTGGCCAGGGGCTTGATGGGAGAGGTGGGAGGCACAAGTCCTAGCGATCACTTCCTTGAGCTCCAgttttctagttcttttctttttttaacagattAGTAGAAATTGCTGCGAAAAACCTTCAAACTGAAGTGATTCACAGAAAAAGCAAGGAGGTAGCATGGAACCTAACTTCCGTTGACCTCGTTCAAGCAAGTGAGGTCAGCGATggtcctctctccccctccccttctccgtCCTTCACCACCCGCCTCATTTTCTTAGTGCAGAAACTGTATCACTGTTGAGTCTTTTTCAAAGGTTCTTGCActctggtgttttctttttttctaggcaCATTGCCACTATGTGGCAGTTAAGCTCTTTTCAGAAAAACTCCTCCAAATTCAAGAGAAATCCATCCAAGCCGTCTTAAGGAATTTGTGTCTCTTGTATTGTCTGTATGGAATCAGTCGGAACGCAGGGGATTTTCTTCAGGTATTTTCTAAGTTTAAGTCCTTTTATTaatgtatttcttaattttttatagaaaaataattgtgGTTTACTTCGtggttgtatgtgtatatatacacgtatGAATAGATTTATACGTACCTATGTTGCTTGCTTGTTTCTTTTAGGGGAGCATCATGACAGAGTCTCAGATCACCCAAGTGAACGAGCGCGTAAAGGAGTTACTGACTGTGATTCGCCCTGACGCTGTTGCTCTGGTTGATGCATTTGATTTTCAGGATGTGACACTGGGCTCTGTGCTTGGCCGCTATGATGGGAATGTGTACGAAAACTTGTTTGAATGGGCCAAGAAATCCCCACTGAACAAcacagaggtaaaaaaaaaaaaaaagtcttttcaccTTTTGAAATTGTTCATTTAAATATTAAGGCAGGAAAGGCCTCTGACTGATCATCTGTGAAAGCTTTGAAAGCTCTCATGGCCACTTCGGACAGTCTCTTTATTTGAGCAGCAGGTTCTGAAGGGAACAAGGTCTTCCTGCAGTGTGCAGGTTTTTAGTTTTCCCCAACTATTTAGCAAcaattgaaaaatttcaaatgtataCACAAATAGCATACTCCAGTGCATCTCCCCCGTACCCTTTGTCATGTTTCAGCAACTGTCTGCTCATGGCCAGTTGCATTTCATCTGAACCTCCCAGCTaagaattattttgaagcaaacccGAGATATCAGATAATTTTATTCATagatatttcagtatgtatctctaaaagataaggactcttcttaaaaaacataaacacaatgCCATTCTCACACCTAAACaaattaacagtaattctttAATATCATGAACTGCTACCCAGTCAGTGTCCAGATTTCCCCAGTTAGCTCaattcttcttttctccccactTCAGATtttttgaatcaggatccaaataagGTTCAGATAATTTCTTGATTAAAagtatgctattttattttattttactaatatatttatttgtttttggctgtgttgggtctttgctgctgtgcgcaggctttctctagttggcggcaaGCAGGGtctcctcttcgttgcagtacgcgggcttcttgctgcggtggcttctctttttgcggagcacgggctctaggcacacgggcttcagtagttgtggctcgcgggctctagagcgcaggctcagtagttgtggtgcatgggcttggttgctctgcggcatgtgggatcttcccagaccagggcttgaacccgtgtcccctgcattggcaggcggattcttaaccagtgcgccaccagggaagtccaggtatGCTATTTTAAATTGCAAACTCCGTATCAGtaattttttctctcccttccctgcagGTCCATGAATCTTACTACAAGCACCTAAAGTCACTGCAGTCCAAGCTCTGAAGTGTCTTGAGGACAAGTTCAATCTCCCGAAAGTAACTGTACTCTACTCCCCTTATACCTGTCACACAAATTCGTGTGGAATCtgtatcaaatttagaaaagctaGAGCAAATGATAAATtgacccttttctctttttataaatgaaaaaaaaaaaagaacagatatgagattaaaggaaaaaaacagttgTGTTTTACAAGTGCAATTAACACTGAAAGAGACCTGTTAAGcattcagaaaaagctttaagAAATGCCGTGTGATTTCCCTCTGTAACGCTGCTGATCCCAGGAGGCCAGGACTTTTGATAATTCGTAGAATTTAACTACTAAGTAGTTAATTATTTTCACATCTTAATTGCTAATCACTGGATATGCAAGTGTTTTTAAGCAAAGGTATTTTTTAAGTGGGGGTAGAACCCTTCCAAGCTTTCCTGCTAATTGTCCTACCACTCCTGCCGTGGGCGCTGGCTAGAAAGCAGGACTGAAGAAGAGGGATTGGGGAAAGAAACTAATCAGGaaacttggtgtgtgtgtgtgtgtgtgtgtgtgtgtgcgcgtgcgtgcgtgcgcgtgtgcatgcgtgcgtgctTGATACATTGACATATTTCCTGCCTGCTTGCCCTCCTTTGCTGGTGTATAGTTCCTGTCTACCTGTTCACAGTAGCATTTTTCTAACACAGGGATTTCTTCAGCACAGGCTGCTGCAGGGTCACTGCCCCATGTGATTAGGAGCTAATCTTCCATTGGAGGGTTTCCCCAAATTGTTGctcttgtagcagtacaactcccTTCGTCCCGACTTCTTGGGCAAAGTTATCTCTACATATAACTTTCGGCAACTGATGGGACCTCCAAATCAATGGTTTtgatctccctctctccctctccctctctctccctctcctgagaGAGAtgcaaaaaaaaggagaaaaggagagtcACATTTCCTTCTTAGTAGAATAAGGGCAGGAAGAGCTATCAGTTATGGTTACTGTAACTTTGGTGACCATATTAACTAACTTTCCTGGAACAATCCAGATTCCCTCTATTCTGTCACTTTGGTGCAAGCTGTTAAAATGCTCGGTGGttacagtgtctggcctcacaaaaataaaagcaccaCTTGCCGCCTCTTACACCCAGGAGTTGCACAGAGAGATCCTTTGACAAACCACGTGTTCTGATTTTTGGATCAGAAAATATAATCATTGAAACTGTGGCTAAAGGATAAATGGAAGTTCCATAGAAAATCCGTTTCTTATTGTATATCTGGCATTATTTTCAGTATGTTTCTGGGAGCTTTTTCTGACTTGCTAAATTGTCCTTTCAGCTGAAATCTAATTTATACAATCATTCTATATTTAAAGGCTAAACATGTATCTCTTaatgaattttttcttaaaatcagtGTAAAACAAGTcacttgattttttgtttttgttaactcTTTGTGACATCTGCCTCATGAAACCAGTTGTTCTAACATCAGTCTTGAGAATGTAGTATGTAATTCAGTGGAAATGTAGTTCCTATCTTGGGACCTGCCATAAAATCTATCCCAATGGAACGGGTAATAGGAGATAAGGTCCAGCAGAAGAAATACTGTCAGTTGACACAAGCCGTAATCTTTCCACCAGGAGCACTGATTGGTCATTGTGTTAAGACTGAAGTGAAAAAGCACTGTGTTAATCTCATTTGGGTGTATCTTTGACTAGATCAGATTCTGGGAAATAACAGAGAGTAAATTCAAATTCCTTAATATTGACCTGTTAAATGTAGAATAGTTTCCAATTAGGGGTTAAAAATCTTATTCACAGAGGGATATCCATAGTCAGGATCTAAGGGTGTTTGAAATGACACCCACCCAATCCAGCTGCATAGATCTGGGATCTAAGCAGGTTGGAACAGGTGGTGACTCTGCAGAGCCACCTTCAGTCCAGCACCTtgagtttcatttaaaaacaatctaATATTGACAGTATTTTTATTCGCATTGGAATGTTTTGTCTTGAACTTTGTCCTCTGTAATTAAAGAATAAAGATATCGTAAAACCTCACTAATCTGTTACTATCAAGATGGAAAGAACGTGCCACATAACTAAACATAAGTTTAAATTATGAAGAATTTTAAGATGCAGGTGTAGGTAACactaaacaaaaaaaggaaggagtgaGAACTGCCTAAGCAGATAAGGCTGAATGGGCCGTGATGCTGTCATTGCAGCGTATCTGAGTGCTCTGTCCGTGCAGGAATACAGGTTTCTTGGCTGCTCGTAAGGAAGCAGCAGACCCAGCCTGCTGTCCCTTAGAAGCCAGACTTTGCCACAGATAAGTTTGGTTCTGTTGGGTTCTTTTATGAGCCGTTTTCACAAAGAGTACAGATAAATTTCAGCCTAATCTCCAAAATGATGATAAATCTCAGTAGAATTAATGAGATTTTTCTGTTAGATGATACTTATATAAGCCTTTGAAGTTTCATAGAGGTTTTTTCTATTTGTAATGGATGAAGGTTGATACTTCCTCACGTATTTGGAGTTCTACTTCATGCTCTACTCAGTAGATACCGAGGTGTACTTAAGTGTTTGGATATTGGTGACCTCAAAGCACAGTTGGCCCCAAAGCCTTTGGGGGCCTTCACGTTCTTGTCTTCAGAACATAGTACTGCTCAGTAGCAGCTTATCTTCAGAACATTCACTTAATTGCAACATTAACCACATTCAGGTACTTTCTGAGAACTCACTGCTTGTAATTTCAGATGCCATATACCTAGAGGTGTTTAACAGTTCCTAAAGTTACCAATGTTAGATCTTAATTCTTGGATTCTCGTCAGTGCAGGGCATGGTCGGGGAAATATATCCAGGTTCATCATCCTCGAGTCCTCTGGGGAACAAAAATTCCTTAGACGATTGACTGTTGGTCAAAGTTCCTCCTACCCCTTTCTGAGTTTTTTCCATCCATCCTAGTAGAAAGGGAGAGGATTAGATGCAGATGGCCTGTAACACCCACTAATCTTTTTATACATGTGGAAGGAATTACAGCTTTTCTTCGAGCAGTAGCTCTGCTGCAGCTGGAGAGAGGACCAGTGCCAGGAGAATGATGATTCTGCTTGAGAGAAGAGTTTTTTTGAGTCTCCTCAGATAAAGGTTTTGATCATTTTCATGGAATAACAAAGAGATCATCTCAGCTAATTGAATATTTACTGATCCATTCCTGGAGGATTAGACCAAGTCATTGTAAatgatgaaaatgtattttcattttaaaatattggtggAGTTTTGCTTATAGTTGTCCAAACTAAAACTTTCAGTACATATTTTTGTGGTCCATGATAGTAAActtagaaacaaaaggaaattttagaGTTACTGGATGTTAGCTGTTGCAGACCTGCAAATTCCTAGATTTGAAGggatttttgtttgattttgattTTGCCTTAAATTTAAGTGAGCCACTGATTATCTCTGGAAGATCATGGAAAATTGGGAGGGATTTTAAGAATTccaaaccagggacttccctggtggcacagtggttaagaattcgcctgccagtgcaggggacatgggttcaagccctggtcctggaagacaccacatgccgcggagcaactaagcccgtgcaccacaactactgagcctgcgctctagagcccgcgagccacaactgctgaagcccgcacacctagagcccatgctccgcaacaacagaagccaccacaatgagaagcccacgcaccgcaacgaagagaagcccctgcttgccgcaactagtgAACGAcggcgcgcagcaacaaaggcccaatacagccaaaaataactaaaatataataaattttttaatttataaaaaattctgAACCAAAATAAATTGTTTTGCCACATTACTGTCAACTGTTTCACAGATTAGGTAACAAATATGTGATCTTACGCATAATATTCCAACTGATGATTGCTACTTTGTAAACACCATTTTATTTCCAATTGCTGTGGATTCGAGGAAATGACTTGTATCTTTTGGAATGTGTAAATTACTTTGCTACCTTTTTCCCCTTTAACTCTTGTGGTTTGAGTTTGGTTCCTAGCTGACGAGATGCATTTAGCATGTATTGTTACCCATCCCTGGCAGGACGTGTCAGTGAGGGTGGGGGTACCAAGGAGGCGCGGGGGGTCCAAAGCGTGAGAATCATGGTTGGACAGCAGTGACCTACCAGCTTTGCTGGGCCTGCGAATAAGCCAAACCACTAACCTCTCCTTCTTTTGTAAAACTGAAAAACCCTTAATAAAATCTGTAATCAACACAAAAAGTGTCTTTATTAGGTGATGGTGTTGGGTTTCACTCTGGCTTCCCAGCTTTGATTTTCATAATTGAACAGGAAAGTCACAGCTACTTTCCTAAGCTTTGGGGTGTGgaataaatgcatatttatagTTTCACCACGTCCGTCTTCCACTCTTGACACATTTCTCACGCCCTCCACCTCTCCGCAAGTCAGCGCTCAGAAGAGAGCTGGAAAAAATTGATTTCCGTGCGCAAGGGGGATgcgagttccccgaccagggatcgaacccatgccccctgcagtggaagcgcagagtcctaaccactggacccccagggaagtccctggaagtgTTCGGTCGTGGAGCCCAGGCCCCCGGCAGTTCCCCAGGGAAACCGGGAGGAAGAAGCTCACCGGCCTTGGATCCTGGTAGCGACCGCTTCGCAAAGGAGCGTTCAGGCAGCTCCTAGCAACGTGTCAAGCCGCAAACAAGAGGACGGGCGCCAACTAACGGCCGCGGCGAGCCaccctgggaaatgtagttcatcTCGGTGCCCCAGGTTCCCTTGGCTCCGGCAGGTGAGCGGGTCTAGGACTACAACCCCCAGAATGCTTCGCGCCTTGCCTTGCTTCCGGAGGCCGGGCGACTGAGAGATTGGCGATCTAGAGGCTCCGAAGCGGGAGGCCTGATTGAGCTGGGCTCGAGTGGAGCCTGGAGCAGCGGATATGTCTGGGACACGTCCAAGCGGCTGCGCCTCCAAGGGGAATGGCGCGTAACGGGGGGGATTCAGGGGCTGGAAGGATCGTAGGTTGCGCTCGGGATCGAGACGGGCTGGGCGCGCGGAGGGGATGGCGCATGGAGGGGCGGGGAGTCTCGAGACCGAGGGGGTGATTCCGGGAGGGCGCTAACTAAGGGGCGGCCTCGGGATCTTAAAACGCCTGGCACGAAGTTGGCTGAGCAGATGCAATGACGCGATAGTCTTTGTGGCCCTGAGGCCTTTGCAATGCTCCCTTAGAAATTCCCACGGTCTGGGAGGCTGGAAGAGGATCGCTAGGAGATGGCAGACGCCCCTGGATGTGATAAGAGACAAAACGTGTTGAGACTTGTAGGCCGTGAACATTGCattacagagaaagagaaacacaaccaTTCAGAGTGGCCCCTATACAGTAACCTCACATAAACTTTGCATTCTAATAACAGGACAGGCCGACACCAGAGAACTAGAGAGGCCCACCTCCCACTCCTTTCTTCCAAGCTGTGCCAAAGGTCAGTTTTGGCAACGttgaggaggaggtgggagagaatGATAATTCTGGGGAAAACAGTTCTCTATTAATGGAGTGAGTCGGATTTACAGTTAGTGTGAAGGGAAATTTTTCCACCGACAGTGAAAATACTATCAAGGAGTAACCAGCATTTGCAGCCGCTCTTTGCTCTGAACGCTGCCAGGAAAGTAGTCAGGGTGTTGCCTGGGAAGGTGTATTGGCCTTAGTGCTAGGCACCCACCTCCTTCCTGAGATGGGTACCTGCCATTTTCCGCATTCTCTTTCAGAGTAAGGGATGAGGACCACTGCACTTTTTTCGAATAATCTCCAGGCCTCGAAAAGTTaccaaggggacttccctggtggtccagaggctaAGGCTCTGCGCTTCCGatggagggggcctgggttcgatccctggtcagggaactagatcccacataccgcaactaagagttccatgtgctgcaactaagacccggtgcagccagataaataaataaatattgaaaagaagagaagaaaagagaagagttaCCCAGAACACTTCGCTTCTCATCTGAATTGCTCACCCTACaaggaattttt
This sequence is a window from Pseudorca crassidens isolate mPseCra1 chromosome 19, mPseCra1.hap1, whole genome shotgun sequence. Protein-coding genes within it:
- the ACOX1 gene encoding peroxisomal acyl-coenzyme A oxidase 1 isoform X1, with amino-acid sequence MNQDLQKERAAASFNPELLTHVLDGSPENTRRRREIENLILKDPDFQHEDLNFLSRSQRYEVAVRKSATMVEKMRKFNIADPAEIMWFKNLVHRGQSGPLDLHLGMFLPTLLHQATEEQQERFFVPTWNLEIIGTYAQTEMGHGTHLRGLETTATYDPETQEFILNSPTVTSIKWWPGGLGKTSNHAIVLAQLITQGKCYGLHAFIVPIRELGTHKPLPGITVGDIGPKFGYDEMDNGYLKMDNYRIPRENMLMKHAQVKPDGTYVKPLSNKLTYGTMVFIRSFLVGESARCLSKACTIAIRYSAVRHQSEIKPGEPEPQILDYQTQQYKLFPLLATAYAFQFVGAYMKETYHRINEDISQGDLSELPELHALTAGLKAFTSWTTNTGIEACRMACGGHGYSHCSGLPNIYVNFTPTCTFEGENTVMMLQTARFLMKSYDQVHSGKLVCGMVSYLNDLPSQHIQPQQVAVWPTVVDINSPDSLTEAYKLRAARLVEIAAKNLQTEVIHRKSKEVAWNLTSVDLVQASEAHCHYVAVKLFSEKLLQIQEKSIQAVLRNLCLLYCLYGISRNAGDFLQGSIMTESQITQVNERVKELLTVIRPDAVALVDAFDFQDVTLGSVLGRYDGNVYENLFEWAKKSPLNNTEVHESYYKHLKSLQSKL
- the ACOX1 gene encoding peroxisomal acyl-coenzyme A oxidase 1 isoform X2; the encoded protein is MNQDLQKERAAASFNPELLTHVLDGSPENTRRRREIENLILKDPDFQHEDLNFLSRSQRYEVAVRKSATMVEKMRKFNIADPAEIMWFKKLHLVNFVEPVGLNYSMFIPTLLNQGTTAQQEKWLLSSKGLEIIGTYAQTEMGHGTHLRGLETTATYDPETQEFILNSPTVTSIKWWPGGLGKTSNHAIVLAQLITQGKCYGLHAFIVPIRELGTHKPLPGITVGDIGPKFGYDEMDNGYLKMDNYRIPRENMLMKHAQVKPDGTYVKPLSNKLTYGTMVFIRSFLVGESARCLSKACTIAIRYSAVRHQSEIKPGEPEPQILDYQTQQYKLFPLLATAYAFQFVGAYMKETYHRINEDISQGDLSELPELHALTAGLKAFTSWTTNTGIEACRMACGGHGYSHCSGLPNIYVNFTPTCTFEGENTVMMLQTARFLMKSYDQVHSGKLVCGMVSYLNDLPSQHIQPQQVAVWPTVVDINSPDSLTEAYKLRAARLVEIAAKNLQTEVIHRKSKEVAWNLTSVDLVQASEAHCHYVAVKLFSEKLLQIQEKSIQAVLRNLCLLYCLYGISRNAGDFLQGSIMTESQITQVNERVKELLTVIRPDAVALVDAFDFQDVTLGSVLGRYDGNVYENLFEWAKKSPLNNTEVHESYYKHLKSLQSKL
- the ACOX1 gene encoding peroxisomal acyl-coenzyme A oxidase 1 isoform X3, translating into MAAFIQRTRDNWHLRPDGNGPRLVHRGQSGPLDLHLGMFLPTLLHQATEEQQERFFVPTWNLEIIGTYAQTEMGHGTHLRGLETTATYDPETQEFILNSPTVTSIKWWPGGLGKTSNHAIVLAQLITQGKCYGLHAFIVPIRELGTHKPLPGITVGDIGPKFGYDEMDNGYLKMDNYRIPRENMLMKHAQVKPDGTYVKPLSNKLTYGTMVFIRSFLVGESARCLSKACTIAIRYSAVRHQSEIKPGEPEPQILDYQTQQYKLFPLLATAYAFQFVGAYMKETYHRINEDISQGDLSELPELHALTAGLKAFTSWTTNTGIEACRMACGGHGYSHCSGLPNIYVNFTPTCTFEGENTVMMLQTARFLMKSYDQVHSGKLVCGMVSYLNDLPSQHIQPQQVAVWPTVVDINSPDSLTEAYKLRAARLVEIAAKNLQTEVIHRKSKEVAWNLTSVDLVQASEAHCHYVAVKLFSEKLLQIQEKSIQAVLRNLCLLYCLYGISRNAGDFLQGSIMTESQITQVNERVKELLTVIRPDAVALVDAFDFQDVTLGSVLGRYDGNVYENLFEWAKKSPLNNTEVHESYYKHLKSLQSKL